The genomic interval TAAGAAAGTGAGATAGGCCTAGTGTGATTGTGAATGCTTTTGAGAATGACATATCTTCCTAACACTGGAGTCACAGTAACTAACAGTAAGTTATACGTAGGGCCTAGCTTAGGCCTAAGCTAGGCCAAACAGTGTCCAAATCCTCTAACTTAAGCACTGCATGTACATAAACGCAAACACTTACAAGCCCCTTGACAACGTACGTACATTTCACGTACTATTACAATTTCTAGGCCATTTACTGTCACTTCAGGGCACACAGTTTTGGTATTTAATCGAGTCAATGAGATACACTTAATTCAGTGGGTGATTTAACACATGTACCTGTCGAACGTCGTGTATTGCATACAAACAGAAATTTACATTTCTATCATAGTGTTGGATATTTCGCGCCGTTTACGTAAGACTTATAGACTATAAATTATTGTGTCTGTTGTTACCATATTAGAAAATCTATAAatctaattttaatttctttgggTATATTTTACacttataataattattattccGTACCTTAATGATTTTTTTGACATAAATACGACAAATAAACATCGCATATTCTTTCTACCTATGTGTTACATAGTATTGCGttatttgtttacatcaaaCCAGCTGGTCTGcgcaattgaaaacaaaagatttGTGTCCCAGAAAAGACGCTAGCAGAGCAATTGTCTGTTGTGAAGTTTCTTAACCGAATATCCAATCGATGAAAATGGAGGAACGACTTGGAATTGTTAAATAACACTCTTATTAAATCTACGAAATTGAACAGACGGTAACTGTCTTAAACTGGTGGAGAAACTATTTCTAAATCGAACTTTAACATAAGGCTTAAAAGGTAGGCCTAGGCAAAGTTACATCATAATATGATTTACAGTAGAGTCTTACGTTAGACAGGGAACTTAGTATGACGCCGAACGTCACACTTAAAGTTCAAAGATTCTCATTAATTTGGCTCAGGTAATAGCTAGTGGTGATCTCGTTTGATTCACCTAAAGTGTGATTTATTGGCAATGCttataacattaggcctagTTTTGTAACCAAGGTCAAGTTTCCTTGGTTTCTATCATCTACTGTATGAACAAAGTAATTGAATATGTTTTGATCACAATCTTTTTCACAGGTGGTGATGTTTATTAAAGGTTGTCAGTATTGGCACCAAATTTTTAACATGCTAAAAGCTGATGAAACTTTTAAAGTAATCCCTAAGATTAATCTAACCCTCCATTTGAAACGAAAAGTTTGAGCATCAGTGACTGTTTTTGAAGTTGCTAATAAACTTAACTTGGCCAACATTGTTTGACCTTTAAAGTCACTGTATAGTGTTTATTACATATTTGCTCTCAGATCATGTTTGAGTTGAGGAATCGACTGGCTCATGCCAAAGAAGCCACCTGCCCAGGAAGTTACAGTGATGATGAACAGACCAAAGCCGGCAGAGATGCTGAGAGGGAACTGGTCAACTGCCTTAGAGAACAAGGCATTCCAAGCAACCACATATTTTGCGGACTGAGAGTGCCAGATGCTTTTCAAACACGGAAATACGAAATTGACGTTGTCATTCTGACAGGTATGTACAGTGCTATTCCTTCTTAATTACCTGAATAAGCATCGGAATGAGAAGGCTAGAATCAAAGTTATGTTCATCCACGATCATGGCTTGGATAGCTTTTCAAATTAGCTTCTGTTGGCTTCTTAAGCAATGGAGTCTATGGGCCTCCCAGTTAGAAATTTTGAAACATCAATTGATTTAACAGATTAAAGATTAGGAGCAATGTACTTTTTATTCTTTACCTATAAGCACTTGgttgttcaatttttttattcagaGGTTGGTGTTTACACAATAGAAGTAAAGAATTGGGTTGGCGAGGTTGTACCAAGCAATGATGGAAAAATGTGGATCCAACGGAAGCAAGATATGAGAAACGACAAAGCTCAAGTCACCTACGAAGTAAATCATGACAGCGCGTTAGAAAGTTTGAGGCTCAAAACACAGCTTCTTAGAAGTCACCTGTTGAAAAATGAAGCGTGTTTACCTCAGAAATTCTTTCATCCCAGAGTCGTTTTTGCCAATCACCTCACGAAACTGGACAACAGCTTGGCTGCATCGAAGGAGATCGTTTCTCCGGAAGACTATTTGAAATTTGTGGAATCCTTTCGATGGGGTGTTGCAAGCAAACTTTTCAATTCATTTGTACCAGGATTACTTACAGGTAaggcaaagtaaaaaaaaggagTTTGGTTACCCACATTTACTTGATAATCAAAGATTGATAGGCCTGTGGTTATTCAGGTGTTTTAGGTGGATAACAGGTTGGTTATAGCAGCAGAGAATGTCCAAGTTTTGAAACTTTCTCGAAAAATATAtctttggagggggggggggaaggaagaaaaaatatgtaatcAATGCTCTACCTGATGTTCTCAATTTTGTTAACTTATTGTACAAAATATTAAGGTCAATAAATGTGGACatcacaataaaaaaaagtaattttagTAATTTTCAGTTCTGTATTTATTGAACAGCCCTGCCTTTTACTTGTTGTAACCTGATTTGTGGCTCAAGATTGATAAGTAACAACCTGGTCTGATGGTTGCATCATCTTAACCAAGGTGTGTTTAGATGGGAATTTCTGcatctaaataatgttttcctTCAAACCCAGCATCGGTATTTACATGTTTTGTCTTCTTCCACACAGGGCAGTTATCGTACAGTGCAATAGAAGTGACAAGACAGGTGCTGAACAAGATAGGAACATGGGATGTCCTTCATTTAAATGGAGGCAGACAGTTGATGGGTAAGTCTCCCAATTGAAATATCTCAACCGTAAAGAATTCTTGTGACTGGACGGTTTGCCAAAAGACTTTCCCTTCACAATTAATGAGCAAGTAATCTTTactttcaaatttttattttttgcttttttttttaggagATTTCAAAGGATGCGCTCATTTTACCCCGAACCGTGAAGAAACCTCCATAGTCAGTTTTGCACATCAGAGGAATGCCACGTGGGGAACGCTGTGGGCTGTCATTGGGTACACACCCTCAGTAAGTAACcacattacatattttatttaatttcttgTAATGTACTGGCAtaaagaaaagttaatttaTCAGAAAGACAGAGATTATAGTAATGGTAATGGTTGAaggtggggagggtggtgaTTTGTGGTGATGCTGGCAGGAATGATTGTGGAATAGTGGTGACACTGGTAGTGACAGTGGTAACTATTGTAGCAGTGATGTTCCTGGTGGGGTGGTTATGATGCTGGCAGTGATGGTGAAAGGGGTTGAATTAATGTTTGAAAGTTGTTTAGGATTGTCACATATTATTACCAGAAGTGTTTCTCAAGCCTAAGGCTGTTACAATCCACCTGCCAGATTAGTGCAAGATTGAGGGCTAATTTTTCTTTGAAGACAAGATTTAAATTTTTTGTTGGGCTGCTGCACATCCCGAGCCACCTGTTGAGAAACCCTTGTTTACAATAAATTAATtgcattttcaaaatttctgcAAAAATTAACCATAATGGCAATGAATGCCATTTGGCTAAACATATGTGGAAAGATATGTTTCTAGATGAATGAATGGTAGAGGATAGGTACATATAATGTACTCTGGTTTGAATGTACTAATTTGGgtataataaacaaacaacaaatttaaGGAAAGGCATTACAATTTCTTTTGAACTTTCACGTCTGATCCGCAGGTGTTTGTGAAATTGTACCAAAGAGGAGGAGAAAGCTGGCTAGGTCACAGTACCAATGGCTCTGTGAACATTCCATACAATGCAGAGATAACTTTCAGAGTCGCTGGTGAACAGGCTGATGCCAAAATACCAGCTAACGACATTGAGAATATGGTTTTGAGCATTTGAGATGCTACTCAGTCTGTAAGGAAATCAGGGAAGAAGAAAAGACACACTGGGACtgtttttaatgaaaaataaggCAAGAAGATCGGTTGTACCTTTGAGGCATTATTGATGGAGATAGTTCgctgtgtaaagtttcgctgtGTAAAGTAAAAACAGCTGAATGGCAAAGCTGCTGTAATTCTTCGCAAAGTGACATTGTTGACGTGGATGCATGTGCTATAAGGTTTTTGTGGTGAAAAACATATTAGGTATCGTTCTTGATTTAATTTAGTTGTATTATAGCTTACTTTAACCGTAATTCTCTGGTATTTTAAAATTCCTCTCTGTCTAAgagtttctttgttttgtaattttgtggCATTTGCCTGAATTTCATGAATGCTTTATCTTAAAATTAGCTTTTGaattcttttcttcttgtttgtCTTAATAGGcttcttccttcttttcttaATCTTGTGCTGCacatttttgtaattttcagTCCTTTCGCACACTTACTAATAGCCTCCATTCCTTTCAATGTTTCATCCAAGCAATACATTGTTTTCTACTTTAAGctggtcattttttttttagtaatttATTTTGCTGTAAGTTCAATTATATATTTAGCTGGAACAACCAATAATGTTGTATTATGATAAAGTTCATTTCCCACTACAAATGATGGGCTGAATTTGATTTAATAAATGGTGTGTCAAGCTGGGCTCATTCTTATATTAAAATGAAGAATCaaaagagagaggaaaaaaaatatagacaACCCTGTAAACTAGAAAAGATCAAAGGCATTGTTTCATAGTATTAATTCTTGCTTTCAGTAGTTCCGTAGTATATTTATTGCACTAAAAGTATTCATCAAAATTCACGCGAAAACAATAGGCAGGCGATAACGAGTCAAAGAGCAATTATCTTTCCCTCTGATGTTGTTTAGATGTAGATAAGGTTGAACAGGTTCATGCTATGAAAGGGTCGATATTGAAAAAGCAATGTTTTATAAGTAGTCAATTACCTATAAGTAATACCAATTTTTACCTACCAAgtatttatgtaattttttaGAATTTTAGAGGACAGACAGTCGTATTTTCACAAGAAAtttaacatgaaaacattggtGGTTTGACACTCTTGttgtaaataattataaatGTGGTTCTTGAGGTGTTCAAATAAAACCAATGGAGTTAACAATTttgcttttctctttttgttgtttAATACTTATTCTTTTCCATTCTAGTAATGTTGCTCTTTTCATCAGTACATTTCTGTGGTCCTATGAGCAGTCTACCCCTGTGAAAGGAGAATGAAATTTCCAAGTCAATTGTATGACCTAAAAGGAACTTTGGTGTGAGttagtttggggggggggggagggtggtaaTGGTCTTTGAGGCCCTCCGAGCAAAGCAACTGTTCCTTAGTAAATCCAGAACAGTTCTACATAAAATGTCCACCACAACAGTTCACTTCCATGCAGCTAAAGAAGGgtggaaaaaagaagaaaaaaacttcacctTTTAAGTTTACCaacatgttttcaaataatAGTACTGGattacaaaagtaaaacttAGGGTAACATCCTTTCTAAATCAGTCATGCTTGTGATTACTGAATAATAACGAGATAACTATCAAATTGGGCATAACCGATGTGCTTTTCAAAGTAACATACTCAGTGGGGCCTAATTTCAGGATTTAAAGTGGGCATGTTAAAGTAGGCATGATTTAAAGTGGGCAAAGTCCACAATTCTCAATGTGGTTGATGCAGACCTCGGCAAGAGACCCTTCACAGGGGAGATCGGCATCTGATACTGCCTACACTAGAATTCGTTGAGGGCATTTTCATAAGCCAGGCTCCCGTAGACTGTAGGCACTCAAAAACTTATGATTGACAGACACAACTTTAATACTAGTCTCCAAAAGAAGAAATTACCTCATGCAATGTTCACAGTCTTGCTTGGCAACAATCACcaccttttttgttttgatcagaaaggCATACGAGCAGACTTAAAACACTTAATTCGTAATTATAGCCTCGTTAACTAGTCGGTGAAACGGCCGTGATGATTGTCCATACGAAAAGTGATGCAAACAGTTTAAAAACCAAAACATGAAATCTTGCCATAACTGTTCATAATGAGAAATGACACAACTAACAAAGACTTTAAAATaccaaacaaaacaatgacacaTGGTGAATATTCAACTATAAACACTGCTTTATATCTGAAGAGAAGAATCACCATGATATATTCTTATCTATGCCAATCTATCGATAGACTTAATTTTGTCTTACCATGTAGTCatagagaagaaaaagacaaaattacCAGAACCAGtaattaataaacaaagagCTACAAAGATTACATATTGTTAATAGGACACTGATATTTTCTGTGTACAATTTGACCTACAGGCAATGTTACAGAGTATTGTTCAAAAGGGGCATGAATACATGGCTTGCACAGTTTACATTTGCTATAAGAGTAGCTTTCgtgttaatatattttgtaatgcGTCCAACCATTTAGTTCTAAGGCAAGAATTAAAGCTATTGAGCGACTGAGCCAATAAAAAATttagatttatatattttacgGTTGTTTGTCATTAACAACCTTGTCAATTTGTCCAGTGACCCTGGCATTTGCTTAcatttgttactatataaatTGAATTATTTGAGACTCTCTCAGACTTTGACGACAGGTTTTAGAATTGCATCATGCATACAACAGCCTACTTgcattaaattgtattttactcaTCACTTTATCCACCCAAGtgtaaacaacttttttttttattacatacaAATTGTATGAATTATTTCTTCACAAAGAAAGAAGGGTGTCACCAGCTGGTAACGAAGAAATCAACTGTCACCGACAACATCCATTTGTTCTCAACTTTTCATGTGTATGTTAAAAGAACAAGCTTTACCCTGGTGGGATTTTACTTCTgtaggtaatatatatatatatatatatatatatatatatatttatatataactgaaaatcgtaatgagttggaaaatcaagaacagtgaaaaaacttccagcctccaccgggatatatatatgcttcacATGCTAAAAAGATATCCAAGTCGACTATATTTTGAGATTTTTCTCTGCAAGTTGACAGTGTTTAGTGGTGTTGTTTCTGAGATACAATGAACTTTACTATTAAAACTTCTAcgtgaataaatatgaaatgagtAGGTACGTGTTATCAGTAATTCATGCAAACCGGACAGAACATGCCAACCATTTattgtgaaagagaaaaagagttTATTCGTAGAAATCTACCGGGATAATGGTTTGGAAAAAATGACTGCATGTTCTGTTTTTCGTTTTTACTGCTATATCGTGATAGTAATTTTTATCGCAAAGCAGTATGCAAATTTTAGCACCACTGTTTTATAATTAAATACAATGAATATGCAGTTCTAAATATTCTCCCAGGTCTTTGTTATGATAAGttgttattaattataaatCATCTTTGCAATGAAATGTTTAACTGCATGAGCACAGGACTTTACATAAGTGTTATTACTTCATTGGATAGCCACCCATAAAAACCAAACAGTGAATACACTGTGTACACAACCACAGACACTAGGTGAGAACTATAGAACTGTTCATGTCAGTTTGGCATTTCCAGTTTGCAAATTTAGTCTTTATCACAGCCGTTTCATTTACAGGATGTATGTCCGCAATTACTCCGAGGTGTAATTAGCATGAGTCATGGTAAGCTTTAGACTTTCTGTATTTTAAATCCAGAAAACACGTACTAACTGTTAAactttgtttaaatataaaatctATGTTTACTTTAAACTGAAActgatcaaatttaaatgaatagAAAGAGCAACTTTATAttacaacaataataaaaaaatggaagaagctatcataaaataataatttttattgACAATGTACATTTTTAAGCTGCAAGTGTAAAGTTGGGACTTGTTGttgtaaaacaaaggaaaataattaaaaggAGTGAAAACTTAAACATATCAAGATTTCTTTTGTTCCAGAATAATAATGGTTCTTTGCAAGGTTACAGGATTAGCTTTGCTACCAGTAAGACGAGACAGAAGATTAGAAGACAGAGATGAGATACGTGAAGAACATTAATCACTGCCCCACAATGGCTTTAGGTACGCATACTTTTCGAATTATTTTCAACACTTTTTATGCACTCGTAAAGCTTTGAAGCACCTCGTTAAGCTTGAAATGTCAGGAACATGACCAACTCAAGTTAGCAAATGCCCACACAATGGAACCTGATGCTTAGGTATATGTATAATTTGcgttgaaaaataaaaatcggTATTTGCATTCCCGAGTGCTTCCCAACGACCAGGTCGTATGGAATTTGCCTCGTGAAGCCGGGTAGAAGTTGACTGtttgattaaaataaaactgttagcaaactgcttatccactagagagcctgtgtaggagaatgtgtaaaagtaagttggcctgacgtttcgatcctagcaggatcttcttcaaaggctaaatgacaagtaacagtaacagaagggacaaaaaatgtttgattaatAAGCGGTTTAATATAAAGGACGGAAAGTCAGTCATCATACAGGAGTCATTGATGATACAGATAAAGTTTCTTGATACAATTTAAAGCACCCCATTGTGTCAGCCAACTTTTTGTCAATGAAAGAAATCATTTGATCAGAAAATTGTTGTTGTGGTTTTTCTACATCCTACCTTAATACATAGCTTCAAAGGGAAGCTATATTTCACCCTCATATATTTCCAGTTTACCTTCATACTTTGTTTTGTCACTGTCACATTTATGTCTTTCCATTTACGATTCATTTTTCCATCCACAGGTGCTTGAAACAGTACCACTGCAAAGGCAGCTTCAGCAAATTGTCCCTTGCTACAATTCTTGCCAAATACAGTGGTTCGGTATCtgacaaaatattattaaatcgGAGGCATTTTCTATGAACAAAACTTAAAATTAGCAACACTTAGAAAAAACTCATAGCACAAACCAGCGGTACCAAATGCAGAAAGCAATGCATGAGGTTTATCATACAACCTTCAAATAGGAtcaccctccccccttcccgctCCCCCCTCATAAGTGTGTTCTTTCTCTCTTTGTTGCTGGTGGGCTTTTCTGTCCCTCGCTGCGCCTTTCATGACGATCCATCTTTCGAACAAGTCGCATTTATAACACACATTTGACAAAGAAAAAGGCCCACAGTATTAAACCTGCATAGCACATCCTGCTTACAAAAACATTTATCTCAATGCTGAATAGAAGGGCAAATTTAATGCCTTTGGTGTACATATAAAAAAGCTGCAAATTATCTCCATACTTCTTTGTGGTTCATTTCACTTTGACGTCATGTGGCAATGTACAGTTTGCTAATATTTCTGCTGGTATTGCTGTTTGCATCGATAACGTTAATAATGTCTAATGCTTTGGCCGAGTCTTGCTGGTGCCGAGCTCAGGTCTTGGCTATGTTCTGGAGAGAAATATCAAGAGgtataaataaatcataaaaaattTGCTATAAGAATAGTTATGAGAGATTGATACTTACAATGTAGATACAAAGTACATCTACACATTGGACCTGTAGTACtagtacaacagtatgaaatACAATGAGtagatatatatagtagaatatCAGtctgagtacaaatccatgagtcCGAGTTCAAGTAAAGGCAACTATACCAGAAAACAAAGTATCAATACAGACTCAGTACAAGTCTGtaacaaatacatacattacaAACACATAAGTCACATACATCATGAACACCTAACTCACATACATACTTTATAAACACATaagttacatacatacattaaaaaCACATaagttacatacatacattataaacacataagtcacatacatacacacagaaAGTCTCATACATACATCATGAACACATaagttacatacatacattataaacacataagtcacatacatacattataaacacataagttacatacatacatgataaacacataagtcacatacatacattataaacaCATAAGTTACAAACCTGCATTAAAAACACATaagtcacatacatacattataaacacataagtcacatacatacattataaacaCATAAGTCACCACATGCATAACTACTAGTAGGGTataatttaaagttaaaaattaaGTGTAGTAGTTTTAATGGCTCTGAAGTTTGTCATTCTTAATACtgtggttcctgtgtacaaaacccTGCTATATACTTCTtagcacttgtatagcaatttatCCATATTCTATAGCATCTTGCGATGTGATAATTGAGAAATTATTATACCCTGTTTAactaaataataaagaaaacacaCAGCAACTTCATAAAACACACATAAATTACCACAACACAGATATATTTTTATACAATACACAGATTGCAACCACAAGCTTGAAAAGGTACAATGTACAGATAGGTACAGTACACCAAAGGTGCAACAAAAGGCTCTTACAACACATAGTTATGTACAATGTACAGATATGTATATACCACATATACTTATAACACACAGCTACAACATGCTACAGATACAACACCTACAATACACACATCACATCTTCAATAGAAGATTACATACAGATAAACTAAGCCATACTTATCAACACAGATACATAAATTATACATGATAACACTATACCAACAATACACAAACAGGCAAATTGTTTACAGAAGGAAACAGGCAAATCTATTCTTGCTTGACACGTTTAGCAATGTTCATGCGTCATTCTTCAAGCAAAACGAAACCATGAATTTCTCATTTTAACATTTCCTTTTAGACAGTTAGATAGTAGAACAGCCAGAGATATAGTCTGTTTTTAAATGTATTAAgagtttgtgtttgtttgttttttctaacTTTGCATGccaaaaataaccaaaatgaaaagaaatcgTGTCCTACCTTGGAGTtgcagttttttcttctttttcgaGAAGTAAACTTGCTTTGTTTGGTACACCGATTGCAGAACCAATCGCAGCTACATTGCACAATCCCTGCAAACAGACGGATAGGAGATATATGTATGATAATTAAGACTGTGAGAGATATATTACTTAAGAACCCCTTCACTTGGTATGTTGGTGAACAGCTTAGAGGAAACCAGGCTGAGGCCTGGACCCACTGCAAAACCAAAAAACCCATAAAAAAACCCACCCAAACACTGGTAGAAGCATTTGAAAGAGCATTTGAAAGAGGGTGAGAGAGTGGTAAAAAGTTTAACAAATTTCTCAAGAGAAACTTGTGGTACACTGCACGAACCATAGGAAAAGAACGACCAGATTGTGATACCTGACATGGCTAGAGTTTCTGCTAAATAGGGTGTATGCAGATTAATTACACTAATAGTTTTGCAATCtaatttttgggggaaaatgCATGAGTCGTCTCTGCAGAGATTAGGAAAGTTCCTGAAGTATAGCAACATGATACTGTGCTGAAAAAAATGCATCTCCTGTCAAATCCATTGTCTTGGTTACCATGATGATGTTACCATGTGAACATAGATCACAAAGGTAATTGTTATTTCATATCAATACTAAAGGTGATGAAAATCCATTGTGATATTTTAATCTTTCTTCACAGTGAATCACCCAATGTTTCTACTGCTGAAACCAAACCTATTTATCTTGAGCACATGTTTAGAACTTTGTGGAAGCACTTCAAGTGAAATTTAATTTCGAAAGCTTTTGTACACTTTTCTAGTAGCAAACATGTGGGTAGCTGACTCAAATCAGACGTAGAAggaaattatcaattatcaaAACAATAAGGTGGTGAAGATGGTTAATAAAATTTTATTAGACAAAATTCTTTCATCTTCAATGGCATCCAAATGAGTGAAATGAAAATTCAGCCCTCTTCTGAACTTCTGAGTAACttcatttacaaaaaaaggGCAGAGAGCGAGAAAAACCAAAGTGCTATTTATTCCTTACAAGAGTTATTTAAATTCACCAAATTTCACTTCAGAATcataaaatttgcataatttgaattgtaaatttattttgGGGCCTGACATGGATTATAAAAGACAAATGTATAACCCTTTATCCTATATTTCCAAAGTCCCCTATTTGGGCTCTGGCC from Apostichopus japonicus isolate 1M-3 chromosome 19, ASM3797524v1, whole genome shotgun sequence carries:
- the LOC139959330 gene encoding uncharacterized protein, which encodes MFELRNRLAHAKEATCPGSYSDDEQTKAGRDAERELVNCLREQGIPSNHIFCGLRVPDAFQTRKYEIDVVILTEVGVYTIEVKNWVGEVVPSNDGKMWIQRKQDMRNDKAQVTYEVNHDSALESLRLKTQLLRSHLLKNEACLPQKFFHPRVVFANHLTKLDNSLAASKEIVSPEDYLKFVESFRWGVASKLFNSFVPGLLTGQLSYSAIEVTRQVLNKIGTWDVLHLNGGRQLMGDFKGCAHFTPNREETSIVSFAHQRNATWGTLWAVIGYTPSVFVKLYQRGGESWLGHSTNGSVNIPYNAEITFRVAGEQADAKIPANDIENMVLSI